TACTATTACTGAATCCTAAAACTGAAAAAGACTATTTTCCAACACACCAAGCATTTCGAGCTTTCCAATTTCACCGCAAACTAGTTAATTAAATACTAGAATTTATACTATTACTGAATATTTTGGTCCAAGAATCAATCTTCTACTATGAATAGAAATTAACATCTTTTGGTTTGCCAAATTTGAGAAAAATGTACACAATCCCTTAAACAATGAATCATACTTTTCTCAGAATATAAACATCTAGAACAAATATTGAAAATGAGTTATGTTTTTAAGGAGGGCCATAGAAAGATTATGGATGAAGTGAAGACATATGCACGaaagtttttatgtttttcgaTGCCTTAATCTTTCAAATCCACAACAATTGCTTATATACATGCATGTCTAAATTACTCGTAAAATGCGACTTGTAGCCCGATTTAGCTGATCAGGATCCATCATATTCCCcatccaaagaaaaaaaattgaaatgtattGATGAAGATTGAAGTGGGATCTAGAATTTTTTCCAGCCACGACCGTAGAGATGAAAGTGTGGAGACCATGAAAATGTCATTCATTATTAATATGTTTGTCTTTAATTCTCCTTGAAGTGTCATGtataacaacaaaattaacATCGTGACGTAAATGGTGTGTttgatttactaaaaaaataaaggacaaGATAACTTCAGTTGTAcggtgtttgatttgtaaaactgtttctaGGATAGTAAAAATTAGAGGTAAGGGACAAgacaaaaactgaaattatTGTCCCTCACTGACCACAACGATAGTCGGATTAaacaagtgtaccaaatcgtttaccaagtaataaagtgtttgtagagtatcgtatccataaggattgtcgtttcgtccaaacaacatgcgttacttatttttgaacaattaaaataaataaaagagttgaGGGTTAgagattgcaatttttatctgttttcaACAAAGCAagttacctgttttggttgTAGAAAAGTAAGAAGCGGTTATGATTCTTTGAATCTCTcctatttatttgttggaattaaataaCATTCATCACATTTAGTTATCTTAAGTAGACTATACATGTGATGAGAACATTGAGATTTATCTAACCTAGTCGGTTTGTTGAGTTGCACCTGCTAATCGCACTATGATCCTTATGTGCATGGTCTTACTCCCTCTATTGATTTAGGTCTATCTCTCTTTTGTTTAGTTGCACTTGCTGATCGCACTGTGATCCTTACGTGCAGGGTCTTactctctaaaaaataattgaaacataGACTTAAATTGACGTTTCTAGATTTTCAAAGACAATGAAGGCCAATGTTCCTGAAAGTTttccatctatgaatcttaggtaTCTTATGGCACATTCGCCCACTCAGGTATcctaatagcttttcattttaaggtcaaaatagatatatttttttttataaaatgatttttctaaaaatcctaaacaaacacttaaaaatgaaaaaagtgattttttttaaaaaaaaaatccaaaacaaacggCGCCTAAATAACAttacaaattacaaatttttttgtcaagtagtttaatTTCACATcttaaagtaaataaatgaaaaatgatcGAACCCTAATGTTTATATATTGTAATACATTGTCTCCACCAACTAAACTACGCGCTCAGAGACACAagtttttgaatttaaaaaggaCAAAGAAGTTCCCACTCTTCCATTTGGACCAAATTTGGAGCCGGAGTCTCGACATGTGGTTTTGGCTGAATGACGTGATTCTCATAATAGCGATAAACCGCGACACCAGAAAACACTGCCAATTAACACGCCTGAGCATGAATTCTGTAAACCAATAAGGACAATTAGTATCCTAATCAACTTTCatatatgaacaaaaaaatcatatataaatgaaatatgATAATAATGACAATAGCTATAAATTGGAAACAACCTCAGAGGAGAAATAATGTAGTCAAACATTTATGTACCTAGCATGGATAAGCCTAAGACTTGGCTTCATACCTtgtaggggtgttcaaaaccgaaccaacccaatagaaaaaccgTAAACTAAACCAATCCAAATCGAAACCGCAAAAAATCGCACTTGGTTCGAATGAATTCGGATGACTTTTGCACTAAACCGCATGGTTCGGGTTGGTTTGCGGTTTGCATCTCAGCAaccgaaccaaatcaaaccaaaccgcaagaaTAATGACTATTACTTAAACGTGTACTAGCCCAATTACATAGCTCAAGAAAAATCTCTTTTGATTCGATtcccaatagaaaaaccgcaaaccaaaccaatccaaaccgaaaccgcaaaaaaccgcacTTGGTTCGAATGAATTCGGATGACTTTTGCACTAAACCGCATGGTTCGGGTTGGTTTGCGGTTTGCATCTCAGCAaccgaaccaaatcaaaccaaaccgcaagaaTAATGACTATTACTTAAACGTGTACTAGCCCAATTACATAGCTCAAGAAAAATCACTGTTGCACCATCAGGTTCAATTCTAATTCCTTTCCATCTCTTTCGATTCATTTCCaatgatgaatttgtttcctTTACTTTCCAATAATTAGTTTCATGCTTatatttcttcttaattttaccaattttgatataagttttacctgatattttatcatataaacagcaaaataaaatgtcctatgtttattttgtaacaagttggcaatattagagttaatgtaatatttttttatcttgcgATAAACCGCACAAACCCAACCAATCCAAgccgcattggtttggtttggttttgtttggatgactttttaaaaatcaaccgaaccaaaccaaaccgcatgcaTTTTTATCTCgcggtttggatgacttttatgCTCCAAACCGCACCGTGAACACCCCTAATACCTTGTACGtgaatactccctccatcccttaATGTAGGCATCTATTGTCTTTtttacatttcttaagaaaagttatcagtgtaattaatgtgtctattttgtgtgttaatattacaaaattgtcatttgtttgtatgtgtattaaatttgacttttcatatttcaaaacaaaaaagtagtattaattaagggtatgtttaggaaaaaaaataataaatacatctagtaatttgaaaatgaatttacatttagggacaaaaataaaatcaaatggatgCTTAGATAtatggacggagggagtatgttagAAGCGTTGCTCCAATTCCCGATGCCCACAATCCTCCTGTAATCAAATTCAACACCAATtataattagggttaaatatgtttttggtccctataaatatatcaatttttctttttaatccatttaaaatttttcttcaacttttagtccttataaaattttcaattattacttttggtccctcctttaaagtataatcttatgtagaattcatattattgaataaaattttgcagaaaaatgtataatattataaggatctctcccaaaaaaattaataattttttaccaaaatataaattaaatatgaatttatatattttttgaggtcaaaaattcatatttaattcatgttttgttaaaaaattctatttttttgtggagtgatttttacaatattctatacatttttgcataatttcattaaaaaatacaaaaatttactcaaaaatagagaccaaaagtagtgattgaaaattttatagggactaaaagttgaagaaaaattttagagggactaaaataaaaagttgatatatttatagggaccaaaaacatatttgaccTTTATAATTATTTGGTGTAAACAGTTTAGTACATTTAAATTTTACCACTTTAGAAATTTGGTCttgccatttatttttatttttttttagaattttgatccCATGTCTATTTTTCAtgtgaattatttatttatgtagtgACGATACTTATtagatattttttcaaaaaaatatatacttattaaacatatttttgcTGATTTAGATATTCAATGTGCTCTAAAATATGTTGCCACATCATAAATAAATACGTTACATCataaaaatgaaacataaaattaagatgatggaggattacaatttaaaaaaaagcaacataaagagactaaaacttcaattttttgaaaatagagaaaccaaatgtatatttaaattttaaaccaataatttttatattaatttcttaattaattattatcttttaaaatagttaaaataaataatagtatttaaacaaaaaatatacatcTCTTCTGGTTCAACAGAAAACTAGATTGCCGCTACtttttgaaccaaaaaaaaGCAACAAACCAAACAGAACCAAAAGCTTCTCCAGCAATCTTGCATCTTCCACACACTCTTATAATTCTTCCATTTCTTTATCACAATCACTCTCTATTCAATTTCAACTTCAATCCAAAACAAATCCCTAATTTTACTAAACCCTAATTATTCCAAACCCTAACAATGGAATCTGAACGAAAACGAAAACGAAACCCACTTTCCGATCGCACCAACACTTTCTCATCCGTTCCCCCAAAATCAACCAAACCTAAAACCAATTTCACCTCTACTACCGCGAATCTCAATGTTGCTTCAAACCGTATCTCCGTTGCACCGGAGTTTCTTTCAACGCCTTTGCCCAATACCCGGTCTCGTCGTGGTAAgttgaatttttaaatattcgATTGGTCAAAACtgagaagtttttttttcaattttaatttgaatgatttgttttttggtatttattttggaaattagggttaattttAGTTTCTGTTTATCTAAAATGCACACATGTTTTTAGAGCAGTAGATTATGATTTGCGGGTTAAAAAATGTTATAGAAAAGGGTTGTGTTTGGATTGACATGTCATAATCATAAGCTGATTTTTAACTTAATTTGGATAAGCTTTCATTCAAGAaccatttgtttttgttaaatttatgcTTTTTGTTCTTTTACTTCAGGGACTGTTGATGGTGAAGCTTCTAAGCCTATTTCTGTAGTATACAGTATAAGGAATCCTTcaaataaaaggaaagaaaaagagaaagagaaagaatcaGTCATTCGAAGGAAGGAAGTGGAAACTCCTTCAAGTAGAACACCCGTGGATAGATGGAAAGTCTTTTTAAAGGGGAAGGGAGTCGACATTGCTTCAAGTAGCACGTCCAAGGATATATCGAACGAACCTACAATACCCTGCAAAAAACAACCTACAACCAAATTCACCACCACTACTGCCGAGAATCTTGATGTTGCCTCAAGCCGTAGCTCTGTTGCACCGGATTTTCTTTCGACGCATTTTCCCAATCCCCAACCTCGTCCCGGtatgttaaaattttaaacatttgattggtgaaaactgaaaagtgttttttcaattttaatttcatttccaatctgaatgatttttttaattttttttggtgtttattTTGCAAATTATGGTTAATTTTAGTTTCTGTTTATCTAAAATGCACACATGTTTTTAGAGCAGTAGATTATGATATGCGTGtgaaaaaatgttataaataagggctatgtttggattggcATGTCATAAGctgatttttaacctaatttggATAAGCTTTTTTcaggatagtttatgaaaacagatTATAATTTACGTGAAAACCCAGTTTGACTATATTTTCTTTGAGTACAGAAATAGCACTAATGAAACTTATGGTTTTGCAAGTTAATTTTGTATCTTGATGCTAAGTTGAGCATAACGCTTTATTATAGTGATCAGGTATACTTTGCCTTTTATAATTAAGTCATATTTTGCACTATTGacatatttacaatattatattagctCACGTACATCATGTAtatgataaattttatataattttaattttagataaaatcATACAAGTTTACGAGTTGAGTTTACCTAAGTAAAAtgagttgaggtaaactctcgagttgtAAAGCTTTGCTAAGAAgtgtttttatcaattttaatttcatttccaatttgaattgaatttgaaaattttttttttttggtatttattttgaaaattatggttAAGTTTAGTTTCTGTTTATCTAAAATGCAGACATGTGTTAAGAGCAGTATATTATGACTTGTGggttaaaaaaagttatagaaaAGGGTTGTGTTTGGATTGCCATGTCATATGctgatttttaacctaatttggATAAGCTTTCATTCAAGAAGCATctgtttataaataaaatcttgTTAAATTTATGCTTTTTGTTCTTTTACTTCAGGGACTGTTGATCTTGAAGCTTCTAGGAAGGAGAAAGAGAATGAATCGGTCATTCAAAGGAAGGAAGTGGACACTCTTTCAAGTAGAATACCCGTGGATAGATGGTACACCTATTCAAAGGAGATGGGGGTGGACATTGTTTCAAGTAGAACGTCTAATCAAAGGGAGGATAAAGAGAAGCGAGTGGACACTGCTTCAAGTAGCATTCCCATGGATATGCGGAACGAACCTACAATACCCTGCAAAAAACAACCTACAACCAAATTCACCACTACTACCGAGAATCTCAATGTTGCCTCAGACTCTAGCTCTGATGAACCGGATTTTCTTTCAACGCCTTTTCCCAATACCCGGCCTTGTCATGGTAtgcttaaatttttaaatattcaattggtgaaaactgaaaagtgttttttcaaatttaatttcatttccaatctgaatgatttttttttttttttggtgtttattttacaaattagGGTTAATTTTAGTTTCCGTTTCTCTAAAATGCACACATGTGTTGAGCAGTAGATTATGATATGTGggtgaaaaaatattatagataAGGGTTGTGTTTGGATTGGCATGTCATAAGCTGATTTTAACCTAATTTGGATAAGCTTTTTTcaggatagtttatgaaaacagattataatttatatgaaaaccCCAGTTTGACTATGTTTTCTTTGAGTATAGAAATAgcgcttatacataagcacttaatttTGGCGTTCATCTAAATGGGCCTGATTTGAAGTAGTTGTTCTTGATGTTGTGGAGATTCATGGTTTAATACAATGTTGCCTCAATTGCAATCTGGTTGTGGTTGCAGATAGATAGAAAGCCTAGAAGTTGCGTTTGAACAGTTTTTTGAACACTGGCTATAGTTGCTTGATATGATTAGTGGtattaatttcttatttttcatactgtgttcatttgttcaatttatgatttttgtggGTTAAAAATGCTTTAGAGATGGGTTGTGTTTGGATTTACTTATGGAAAACGGATTCAGGCTTATCTGTTTGCTTAAGCAATTGACACAGTGATCTGTAGAAACTTATGGACACAATATATATGATAAGTACTTATGGGTCGGATAAACACTTAATTGATCTGTTCATATAAGCATGCCCTTGGTATGAAATTGTTGCTATAGATGTCGTGTTTTCACAAACTTTTTTAATAGCCTGGCTATAGTTACTTGATATGATTAGTGgtattaatttaatcaatagGATTTTTCAGGAATAGGGTTTCCCTTCCCAGTTTCCGCTTTAAATATTGTTGTCCTAGTCCCCCCAagcttttgattttaattatttaataagttTGCAGTGCTGCAGATGATTCTTAGGTGAGGGGGTACCAACGTTGTTGGGATGTTCCAACTCTAATGATACCTTTGCACcacatttgttttttataaataaaatcttgTTAAATTTATGCTTTTTGTTCTTTTACTTCAGGGACTGTTGATCTTGAAGCTTCTGCACCTATTTCTATAGTATTCGGTCGAAGGAATTCTTCAAATAAAAGGAAGGAGAAAGAAAATGCATCGGACTCTCCTGCAGGTAGTGTGCCTATTAAAAAGAATGGGAAGAATAAAGGAAAGGATAAAGGAAGGGATAAAGTGGACATTCCTTCAAGCATCACGCCCATGGATAGATGGAACAAACCTGCAAATAGCAATACCATTAAAAGGAAGGATAAAAGCAAGTCAACTTCGAGGGTCTGTAATACTAGGTAATCATCCCTCTCTGATATGATAAAATGCGCAGCATAATGATTATTCTTCGTAGTGCACTAGTAATTAATCGTTTAGATGTATCACTCAACTCCACATATGTAAAACTGTTTCTGGTCTTGATGTTGAATATTAACCATGGGCTATTGTTTATTCTTCAAAATACAGAGAGAAAAGTGCAAATCCACCCAAGGCCAAGGCATCCTCAGT
Above is a genomic segment from Medicago truncatula cultivar Jemalong A17 chromosome 5, MtrunA17r5.0-ANR, whole genome shotgun sequence containing:
- the LOC11419950 gene encoding uncharacterized protein translates to MESERKRKRNPLSDRTNTFSSVPPKSTKPKTNFTSTTANLNVASNRISVAPEFLSTPLPNTRSRRGTVDGEASKPISVVYSIRNPSNKRKEKEKEKESVIRRKEVETPSSRTPVDRWKVFLKGKGVDIASSSTSKDISNEPTIPCKKQPTTKFTTTTAENLDVASSRSSVAPDFLSTHFPNPQPRPGTVDLEASRKEKENESVIQRKEVDTLSSRIPVDRWYTYSKEMGVDIVSSRTSNQREDKEKRVDTASSSIPMDMRNEPTIPCKKQPTTKFTTTTENLNVASDSSSDEPDFLSTPFPNTRPCHGTVDLEASAPISIVFGRRNSSNKRKEKENASDSPAGSVPIKKNGKNKGKDKGRDKVDIPSSITPMDRWNKPANSNTIKRKDKSKSTSRVCNTREKSANPPKAKASSVPCRKKQRAKPSLVNVYKDPAVQDYIKKQNAYFKMIDEFELSEEEVDSISDS